In Caloenas nicobarica isolate bCalNic1 chromosome 5, bCalNic1.hap1, whole genome shotgun sequence, a single genomic region encodes these proteins:
- the LOC135989089 gene encoding ras-related and estrogen-regulated growth inhibitor-like → MSFPRPLRRSVSLSPARTLRLVVLGQSAVGKTALTVRFITRRFIGDYDPTLEMIYRHVAVIDGEMVHFEILDTAGQEEDSLQIEEKIKWGDGFAVVYSVTDRCSFDEVMRLCFLINHLHASPKRSGGDQPPIVIVANKKDLQFDRMVSTEDGENLSKALKLPFYEISTRDSYEETVVVFNSLYQELMRQGHFSPGSFKRRTVSKLMEKIPKMQGSSTLSSAGRSLSFNSFRDYIPE, encoded by the exons ATGAGCTTCCCGCGGCCCCTGCGCCGCTCCGTCAGCCTCAGCCCGGCCCGCACCCTGCGCCTCGTCGTGCTGGGGCAGAGCGCCGTGGGCAAGACAG CGTTGACCGTCAGATTCATCACCAGGAGATTCATCGGAGACTACGACCCAACCCTGG AAATGATCTACAGACACGTGGCCGTCATCGACGGGGAGATGGTGCATTTCGAGATCCTGGACACGGCGGGACAG GAGGAGGATTCCCTGCAGATAGAGGAGAAGATCAAGTGGGGCGATGGCTTCGCCGTGGTCTACTCGGTGACGGACCGCTGCAGCTTCGACGAGGTGATGCGGCTCTGCTTCCTCATCAACCACCTCCACGCCAGCCCCAAGCGCAGCGGCGGCGACCAGCCGCCCATCGTCATCGTGGCCAACAAGAAGGACCTGCAGTTCGACAGGATGGTGTCCACGGAGGACGGCGAAAACCTCTCCAAAGCCTTGAAGCTCCCGTTCTACGAGATCTCCACCCGGGACAGCTACGAGGAGACTGTGGTGGTGTTCAACAGCCTCTACCAGGAGCTCATGAGACAGGGACACTTCTCGCCGGGCTCCTTCAAGAGGAGGACAGTGTCCAAGCTGATGGAGAAGATCCCCAAGATGCAGGGCAGCTCCACGCTGAGCTCAGCGGGACGGAGCCTCAGCTTTAACTCCTTCAGGGACTACATCCCCGAgtga